In the genome of Candidatus Saccharibacteria bacterium, one region contains:
- a CDS encoding TM2 domain-containing protein, with product MAENNQTTPNQAQPKQQRQWLAALLLSVLIGELGIDRFYMGYIGTGILKLITLGGCGIWWLIDVILIATDNLKDADGQPLQK from the coding sequence ATGGCAGAAAACAATCAAACAACTCCAAACCAAGCTCAACCTAAACAACAACGTCAATGGCTGGCTGCGCTACTTTTATCAGTGCTCATAGGAGAGCTTGGCATCGATCGCTTTTATATGGGCTATATTGGGACGGGAATCTTAAAACTCATTACACTTGGCGGTTGCGGCATATGGTGGTTGATTGATGTCATACTTATCGCAACAGATAATCTAAAAGATGCAGACGGCCAACCGCTTCAAAAGTAA
- a CDS encoding RNA polymerase sigma factor, whose product MSEAYNYGDVELTPEEEYQARVSKLVDAVQADLKLADDESSVYHIAAQRKFEDIVRLTSGHAYSTARRFTHDAEGASEVVQESYLRAWRGLPGFRGESSFTTWFHRITVNAANTYIEKRKKLQDKLAINRDEDETKEYVAKHSDYDVEHRVENAELRDELRSAIEQLSPIMRSVVVLRDVYDLPHDVIAQKLGISETASKVRLHRARRRLRELVFPDKESTIEEV is encoded by the coding sequence ATGTCGGAAGCTTATAACTACGGAGACGTGGAGTTAACTCCAGAAGAAGAGTATCAGGCTCGAGTTAGTAAGTTAGTGGATGCTGTTCAAGCTGATCTAAAGTTAGCAGACGATGAATCATCTGTTTATCACATAGCCGCGCAACGGAAATTTGAAGATATCGTAAGGCTTACGTCCGGACACGCCTACAGTACTGCCCGCCGTTTTACGCATGACGCGGAAGGTGCCAGCGAGGTTGTTCAGGAAAGTTATCTTCGCGCGTGGCGTGGTTTACCTGGTTTTCGCGGCGAGTCCAGCTTTACGACATGGTTTCACCGGATAACTGTTAATGCTGCCAATACGTACATTGAAAAACGTAAGAAACTTCAGGATAAATTAGCTATCAATAGGGACGAGGATGAAACTAAAGAATACGTGGCAAAACATTCAGACTATGACGTTGAGCATCGTGTAGAAAATGCCGAATTACGAGATGAACTGAGGTCTGCGATAGAGCAATTATCGCCAATAATGAGGTCTGTGGTAGTTTTGCGAGATGTCTATGATTTGCCGCATGATGTTATTGCCCAAAAGCTTGGTATATCAGAGACTGCATCTAAGGTGCGATTGCACAGGGCAAGAAGACGGTTACGTGAACTTGTATTCCCAGACAAGGAGTCAACAATAGAAGAAGTATAA
- a CDS encoding DUF2752 domain-containing protein, whose translation MQTANRFKSKLLNVVGLQTPAGRLVAFAAVTAFVYVTSVFRITWIPNLSLYKYLGINAPSIGLTRAFRLLINGDVSGAWQMNWLIFPVVAIVLGIVIIDITKLMRKKQI comes from the coding sequence ATGCAGACGGCCAACCGCTTCAAAAGTAAGCTACTTAATGTGGTGGGGTTACAAACGCCTGCTGGGCGTCTCGTGGCATTTGCGGCTGTAACTGCGTTTGTGTATGTCACCAGTGTTTTTAGGATCACCTGGATCCCGAACTTGTCATTGTATAAGTACCTTGGGATTAATGCGCCATCTATAGGATTGACCCGAGCCTTTCGGTTGCTAATAAACGGTGATGTAAGTGGAGCCTGGCAGATGAACTGGCTTATTTTTCCGGTTGTCGCCATAGTGCTTGGGATAGTAATTATTGACATCACCAAGCTTATGCGCAAGAAGCAGATTTAG
- a CDS encoding RNA-binding protein, which produces MYKLFVGGLPFSTTDDELAQSFGEHGTVASAVVIKDRDTGRSKGFGFVEFENDEEGKAAEKALNGSDMGGRSITVNEARPREERPRRDFNNRDNGGNRGW; this is translated from the coding sequence ATGTACAAATTATTCGTAGGTGGATTACCTTTTTCCACCACAGACGATGAGCTCGCACAATCATTTGGCGAGCACGGCACAGTAGCTTCTGCTGTTGTCATCAAAGACCGCGACACCGGCCGTAGCAAAGGCTTCGGTTTTGTCGAGTTCGAAAATGACGAAGAAGGTAAAGCTGCAGAGAAGGCTCTTAATGGGTCTGATATGGGTGGCCGCTCCATCACTGTTAACGAGGCTCGTCCTCGTGAAGAACGTCCACGCCGCGATTTCAACAATCGCGACAACGGCGGCAACCGCGGCTGGTAG